A window from Marinagarivorans cellulosilyticus encodes these proteins:
- the htpG gene encoding molecular chaperone HtpG — protein MTVEAAAETRGFETEAKQLLHLMIHSLYSNKEIFLRELISNASDAADKLRFEALANGDLYESDPELAIRITFDKEANTLTISDNGIGMNRDEVVAHLGTIAKSGTAQFLQNLSGDQKKDSQLIGQFGVGFYSAFIVADKVEVFTRRAGDKAENGVHWASQGEAEYTVATVDKEKRGTEIVLHLKKGEEDFADGWRLRSIIKKYSDHISLPIIMEKQVEAEEGEEKAPEDETINRATALWTRSRSDVKDEEYQEFYKHISHDYQDALTWSHNRVEGKLDYTSLLYVPSKAGMDIQYRDAARGLKLYVQRTFIMDEAEQFLPLYLRFIKGVVDSNDLSLNVSREILQKDPNIDSMKSALTKRVLDMLEKMAKKDAEKYAGFWSEFGEVMKEGPAEDFANREKIAKLLRFTSTVSESGKQDQSLDQYIERMAEGQDKIYYVVADNYNTAKNSPHLEVFKKKGIEVLLLTDRVDDWLMGHLNEYDGKSFQDVGKGELDLGAVETEEDKKAQEEAEKQLEGLTERMTKVLADDVTAVRITHRLTDSPACLVVANDEMGAQMRRLLESAGQAVPESKPTIELNPEHPLVNKLDQEPDEDRFADLAKVLFDQASLAEGGSLNDPAAYVQRLNKLLLELSN, from the coding sequence ATGACAGTCGAAGCAGCTGCTGAAACACGAGGTTTTGAAACCGAAGCCAAACAACTACTCCATTTGATGATTCACTCGCTTTATTCCAATAAGGAAATTTTCCTGCGTGAGTTGATTTCAAATGCCTCTGATGCTGCCGATAAACTCCGTTTCGAAGCTTTGGCTAACGGTGATTTGTACGAAAGCGATCCAGAGCTGGCTATCCGTATTACCTTTGACAAAGAAGCTAATACCCTCACCATTAGCGATAACGGCATAGGTATGAATCGTGACGAGGTTGTCGCGCACTTAGGGACCATTGCCAAGTCAGGTACTGCGCAATTTTTACAGAATTTGTCAGGTGACCAGAAAAAAGATTCACAACTGATTGGCCAATTCGGTGTTGGTTTTTATTCAGCGTTTATTGTTGCTGATAAAGTCGAAGTGTTTACGCGCCGCGCCGGTGATAAGGCTGAAAATGGCGTACATTGGGCAAGCCAAGGCGAGGCTGAATATACTGTTGCTACAGTAGATAAAGAAAAGCGCGGCACTGAAATTGTTTTGCACCTTAAAAAAGGTGAAGAAGACTTTGCCGATGGCTGGCGTTTGCGTTCAATTATTAAAAAGTATTCAGATCATATCTCTTTGCCGATTATTATGGAAAAGCAGGTTGAGGCTGAAGAAGGCGAAGAAAAAGCGCCTGAAGATGAAACCATCAACCGTGCAACGGCGCTGTGGACGCGCTCGCGCAGTGACGTAAAAGACGAAGAATATCAAGAATTTTATAAGCACATTAGCCACGATTACCAAGATGCATTAACGTGGAGCCATAACCGCGTTGAAGGTAAGTTGGATTACACCAGTTTGCTTTATGTACCTTCTAAGGCGGGGATGGATATTCAATATCGCGATGCGGCGCGCGGTTTAAAATTGTATGTGCAGCGCACGTTTATTATGGATGAGGCCGAACAATTTCTTCCGTTGTACTTGCGCTTTATTAAAGGTGTAGTCGACTCTAATGATTTGTCGCTGAATGTTTCGCGAGAAATTCTTCAAAAAGACCCTAATATTGATAGCATGAAATCTGCGCTAACTAAGCGTGTGCTTGATATGCTGGAAAAAATGGCCAAAAAAGATGCGGAAAAATACGCTGGCTTTTGGTCTGAATTTGGCGAGGTCATGAAAGAAGGCCCAGCCGAAGATTTTGCTAATCGCGAAAAAATTGCCAAGTTATTGCGCTTTACTTCAACCGTGAGCGAGTCTGGCAAGCAGGATCAATCGTTAGATCAATACATCGAGCGCATGGCTGAAGGCCAAGATAAAATTTATTATGTTGTGGCCGACAACTATAACACAGCAAAAAATAGCCCTCATTTAGAAGTATTTAAGAAAAAAGGCATTGAGGTGCTGCTGTTAACTGATCGTGTAGATGATTGGTTAATGGGACACCTAAACGAATACGATGGCAAGTCTTTCCAAGATGTTGGCAAGGGCGAGTTGGACTTAGGTGCTGTTGAAACCGAAGAGGATAAAAAGGCGCAAGAGGAAGCCGAAAAGCAACTTGAAGGTTTAACCGAGCGCATGACTAAAGTCTTGGCCGATGATGTGACCGCTGTTCGCATTACCCATCGCTTAACGGATTCGCCAGCGTGTTTGGTTGTAGCTAATGACGAAATGGGTGCGCAAATGCGCCGTTTGTTGGAATCTGCAGGCCAAGCCGTACCAGAAAGCAAGCCAACGATAGAATTAAACCCTGAGCACCCGCTGGTGAATAAACTGGATCAAGAGCCTGATGAAGACCGCTTCGCTGATTTGGCGAAAGTGTTGTTTGATCAAGCAAGTTTAGCCGAAGGTGGCAGTTTGAATGATCCAGCCGCGTACGTACAACGCCTGAATAAATTATTGCTTGAATTGAGCAATTAA
- a CDS encoding BamA/TamA family outer membrane protein, with amino-acid sequence MNLVYNLVKRAQAYVHLVYGFARQYTVSSLLLLLLVPVAPICAQPLLVDKFSAKDDCLSFNVSRSEYQQHLLSNRHSDNRFSDYQQMVIETIAFDRVDVFDVANPDENNPLYRFVNSLNMRTRESTLRPQLQFAEGDALDPATVTEAERNLRAQSYLSDAFIMPVATCNNRVHLLVVTKDAWTTQPIVSASREGGQSKSRVGLVEGNFLGSGSEISVVLTKDDQRSSVAYRFEKDYILGKPLSLGFGFSDNSDGYARSFRFAKPFYTDATVSSFEFSVDQNRARVTTEQNGKEVAAYDIDSDEKTVFAAFQQRFNAGSVSRIYAGITQRQELYAGFTGEDALQPQKLDDLSFPWLALEHQSTDYVVMKNINYIESVEDLRVGAYWQASMGYSPENKNQRAAVVGSGTYKQLFTLPKAVFSIVSSLDVIHYKDNGSVNEQSDTYYSALLSADYRWLLDERQRLVAIGKYQQSQVAGIHDALSLGGAALVRGYPADYVLGNKVYGGSFEYRYHTDWHLLNIIRIGWVGYVDVATLRNDHFAIDNGGYDGELLSNVGVGLRIMSSKTHVSNIVHIDLAAPTGYKKEAGNYQLLLRAEQRF; translated from the coding sequence GTGAATTTAGTGTATAACCTCGTCAAGCGAGCGCAAGCCTATGTGCATTTGGTGTATGGTTTTGCGCGGCAATACACGGTAAGTAGCCTTTTATTGTTACTTTTGGTGCCAGTGGCGCCCATATGTGCACAGCCTTTACTTGTTGATAAATTTTCGGCTAAAGACGACTGCCTGTCTTTTAATGTATCGAGGAGTGAATATCAGCAGCATTTATTATCAAATCGCCATTCAGATAATCGGTTTTCTGATTATCAGCAAATGGTCATTGAAACCATTGCGTTTGATCGGGTTGATGTTTTTGATGTTGCAAACCCTGATGAAAACAACCCGCTTTATCGCTTTGTTAATTCACTCAATATGCGTACGCGTGAGTCAACATTGCGCCCGCAATTGCAATTTGCAGAGGGCGATGCTCTCGATCCTGCAACGGTAACTGAAGCCGAGCGAAATTTACGTGCGCAATCGTATTTGTCGGATGCTTTTATCATGCCCGTTGCAACTTGCAATAACAGGGTTCACTTATTAGTTGTAACCAAAGATGCTTGGACTACTCAGCCCATTGTTAGCGCTAGCCGCGAGGGCGGACAAAGCAAATCGAGAGTGGGGCTTGTAGAGGGTAACTTTTTAGGCTCGGGTAGCGAAATTTCAGTGGTGTTAACAAAGGACGACCAGCGCAGTTCTGTCGCTTACCGTTTTGAAAAAGATTATATCTTGGGTAAGCCGTTATCTTTAGGGTTTGGCTTTAGTGACAACTCCGATGGTTATGCGCGGTCTTTTCGTTTTGCCAAACCCTTTTATACCGACGCGACGGTGTCATCTTTTGAATTCAGTGTTGACCAAAATCGTGCCCGTGTCACTACAGAGCAAAACGGCAAAGAGGTTGCGGCATATGATATTGATAGCGATGAAAAAACGGTATTTGCAGCTTTTCAGCAGCGTTTTAATGCCGGTAGTGTTAGCCGCATTTATGCCGGTATTACGCAGCGACAAGAATTATATGCAGGCTTTACTGGTGAGGATGCTTTGCAACCTCAAAAGCTCGATGATTTAAGTTTTCCGTGGCTGGCCTTGGAGCATCAATCGACTGATTATGTCGTAATGAAAAACATCAACTATATCGAGTCGGTTGAAGATTTACGCGTAGGCGCCTATTGGCAAGCTTCTATGGGTTATAGCCCAGAAAATAAGAATCAGCGCGCAGCCGTTGTTGGTAGTGGTACTTACAAACAGTTATTTACTTTACCGAAAGCCGTGTTTTCTATTGTATCTTCGCTGGATGTTATTCATTACAAAGACAACGGCTCGGTTAACGAGCAAAGCGATACTTACTATTCTGCTTTGTTGTCCGCAGATTATCGTTGGTTGCTCGATGAGCGTCAGCGTTTAGTGGCTATAGGTAAGTACCAGCAAAGCCAAGTAGCAGGTATTCACGATGCATTGAGTTTGGGGGGGGCAGCCTTGGTGCGTGGTTATCCTGCAGATTATGTTTTGGGTAATAAGGTTTATGGCGGCTCTTTTGAATACCGTTATCACACCGATTGGCATTTGCTAAATATTATTCGTATCGGTTGGGTGGGCTACGTTGATGTTGCGACGCTACGGAATGACCATTTTGCCATTGATAACGGCGGTTACGATGGTGAGCTGCTCAGTAATGTCGGTGTGGGCTTGCGCATAATGTCTAGCAAAACCCACGTCAGTAATATTGTGCATATTGATTTAGCTGCGCCTACAGGCTACAAAAAAGAAGCTGGTAATTATCAGCTGCTGTTGCGCGCGGAGCAGCGATTTTAG
- a CDS encoding di-heme-cytochrome C peroxidase → MIRTLLKGFTALLIVIVIIIAWALTINKPQQHKFKHYSLPEEIRTLQQNWTADIRQQMSHTSFGSQILPLSWLLNLEHPYKPSMLIDAKNMEALGFIPQQHATNNTYGLPLGFSIDAKESEDWAGLTCAACHTAIVEFGAHKILIDGGAGQLDFVQFEQTLLQAVGLTLRDSERFERFAKAIPNIPTTKLKQALSQWHNKTAKRLAINKTQTPYGYGRLDAFGIIFNTVAVDALGVATNVRAPDAPVSIPVLWDASHLDVVQWNGSAPNKEPGPLGQNVPTALAVYGNIVMEANSFGGYSSSVRVKNLGYMQSRYYKLTAPSWPQDLLGELNQEQMQQGEKLYQAHCQQCHIVANNIDDKRQYTATLIPIESIGTDPVMANNFVDRRVSSGFLAGKNLAIIGGGKLADEVAPIDLVINAAAGVMLKKPFNTLSALAAEFQFNLPRPTLENKKVYKARQLNGIWTSAPYLHNGSVPSLWDLLTPEEQRPTLFYTGSRQLDTRKVGYQSTITEGAPLPAATTLFDTSLYGNSNAGHNFGTTLTAVEKWALIEYLKSL, encoded by the coding sequence ATGATACGCACTTTGCTTAAAGGATTTACAGCACTACTTATCGTCATAGTCATCATTATTGCTTGGGCGCTGACAATCAACAAACCCCAGCAGCACAAATTTAAGCATTACAGTTTGCCTGAGGAGATACGCACACTCCAACAAAACTGGACCGCAGACATTCGCCAGCAGATGAGCCACACAAGCTTCGGCTCACAAATTCTCCCATTAAGCTGGCTATTAAATCTAGAACATCCTTACAAGCCAAGCATGCTTATAGATGCCAAGAATATGGAAGCCCTTGGTTTTATCCCGCAACAACATGCCACAAACAACACCTACGGCCTCCCCTTAGGCTTTAGTATTGACGCCAAAGAAAGTGAGGATTGGGCTGGCCTTACTTGCGCCGCCTGCCATACAGCCATAGTAGAGTTTGGCGCCCACAAAATACTCATTGACGGCGGCGCGGGGCAATTGGATTTTGTCCAATTCGAGCAAACGCTTCTTCAGGCGGTAGGGCTTACATTGCGCGACTCAGAACGATTTGAACGCTTCGCCAAAGCCATACCTAACATCCCCACAACAAAACTCAAACAAGCGCTTTCGCAATGGCACAATAAAACCGCCAAGCGCTTGGCCATCAACAAAACACAAACGCCATATGGCTATGGCCGACTAGATGCATTTGGAATCATATTCAATACCGTCGCGGTAGATGCTTTGGGCGTTGCGACCAACGTTCGCGCACCAGACGCTCCGGTTAGTATTCCCGTACTATGGGACGCATCACACCTTGATGTTGTTCAGTGGAACGGCTCTGCCCCCAACAAAGAGCCCGGACCGTTAGGACAAAACGTGCCTACCGCTCTGGCGGTCTACGGCAACATCGTAATGGAAGCTAACTCTTTTGGCGGCTACTCCAGCTCTGTGAGAGTCAAAAACCTTGGCTACATGCAAAGCCGTTATTACAAGCTTACCGCCCCTTCTTGGCCTCAAGACTTACTCGGAGAGCTCAACCAAGAGCAAATGCAACAAGGGGAAAAACTGTATCAGGCGCACTGCCAACAATGTCATATCGTTGCAAATAATATAGATGACAAGCGCCAGTACACCGCAACACTAATCCCAATCGAGAGCATTGGTACTGACCCGGTAATGGCCAATAACTTTGTCGACCGCAGGGTTAGTAGCGGCTTTTTAGCCGGCAAAAACTTAGCCATTATCGGTGGCGGGAAGCTCGCTGACGAAGTAGCGCCCATTGACCTTGTGATTAATGCCGCGGCAGGCGTTATGTTAAAGAAACCATTTAATACGCTGAGCGCACTGGCCGCCGAATTTCAATTCAACCTACCTAGACCAACGTTAGAAAATAAAAAAGTCTATAAGGCGCGGCAGCTAAACGGTATTTGGACGAGCGCGCCATACTTACACAACGGGTCGGTACCTAGCTTGTGGGATCTACTTACCCCAGAAGAGCAACGGCCAACACTTTTTTATACTGGAAGCCGTCAACTGGATACCCGAAAGGTGGGCTACCAATCAACAATTACAGAGGGCGCACCGCTACCTGCCGCGACAACGCTATTTGATACCTCACTGTACGGCAACAGCAATGCTGGGCACAATTTTGGCACCACATTAACCGCTGTAGAAAAGTGGGCGCTAATCGAATATTTAAAAAGCCTGTAA
- a CDS encoding DUF4156 domain-containing protein, whose protein sequence is MKLKSVVARAVVLTVAATASGCSWVSPSVDSQYVALVKAQAVGGCGKIGETTSKTLSKIVVVGRSEDKQANELITLAKNQAAVMGGDTIVAKGQLTDGEQQFHVYDCH, encoded by the coding sequence ATGAAACTGAAATCTGTTGTTGCTCGTGCGGTAGTGTTAACGGTGGCGGCTACGGCCTCGGGTTGTAGCTGGGTAAGCCCTAGTGTTGATTCGCAATACGTTGCACTGGTTAAGGCGCAGGCTGTCGGTGGCTGCGGTAAAATTGGTGAAACGACCTCGAAAACATTATCTAAAATCGTTGTTGTCGGGCGCTCAGAAGATAAGCAAGCCAACGAGTTGATTACATTGGCAAAGAATCAAGCTGCCGTGATGGGCGGTGATACCATTGTTGCCAAAGGCCAGCTGACCGATGGCGAGCAGCAATTCCATGTTTACGATTGTCATTAA
- a CDS encoding NAD(P)H-dependent glycerol-3-phosphate dehydrogenase — MALSSESVRRVAVLGGGSFGTAIANIIATNGHRARLWIRDEARAQECRETRCNRQYLPNYQLHSDLAFCSDLAQCVEGCDLVVIAIPSKSFREVAEQVSGLLKPGTIVVSTTKGIEIGSFTLMSQILEQELQDVKIGVLSGPNFAAEIVNNQYTASVVASEHQEVLELIPGVFSSGTFRVYSNPDRYGVELAGALKNIYAIITGMAAALGCGQNTLAMILTRSLAEMSRFANCLGADTMTFLGLAGVGDLILTCTSDMSRNYRAGYAVGKGQSLDQAVSDIGQAVEGVNTLKTVKHKADELGVYMPLVQALYAVLFMQQNIESIIQQLMTGEANTDVEYDR; from the coding sequence GTGGCTCTTAGTTCTGAAAGTGTAAGGCGTGTTGCCGTATTGGGTGGTGGTAGCTTTGGTACGGCAATAGCCAATATTATCGCGACAAATGGCCATCGGGCGCGCCTGTGGATACGCGATGAAGCAAGAGCGCAAGAGTGTCGTGAAACGCGCTGTAATCGGCAATATTTACCGAATTACCAATTGCACTCAGATTTAGCATTTTGCAGCGATTTAGCGCAATGTGTTGAAGGTTGTGATTTAGTGGTCATTGCTATTCCGAGTAAATCTTTTCGTGAAGTTGCTGAGCAAGTTTCTGGTTTATTAAAGCCTGGCACCATAGTTGTTAGTACGACTAAAGGTATAGAGATTGGCAGTTTTACCTTGATGAGCCAAATACTCGAACAAGAGCTGCAGGATGTCAAAATAGGTGTTTTAAGTGGCCCTAACTTCGCGGCTGAAATTGTGAATAATCAATACACTGCAAGTGTTGTAGCCAGCGAGCATCAAGAGGTGCTGGAGTTAATACCTGGTGTGTTTTCGTCGGGGACTTTTCGCGTTTATTCCAACCCAGACCGTTACGGTGTCGAACTGGCTGGCGCTTTAAAAAATATTTACGCAATCATTACTGGCATGGCTGCGGCATTAGGTTGTGGTCAAAATACTTTAGCGATGATCTTAACGCGAAGCCTGGCGGAAATGAGCCGTTTTGCCAATTGTTTAGGTGCCGATACCATGACGTTTTTAGGCTTAGCTGGCGTTGGTGATTTAATTTTAACCTGTACTTCTGATATGAGCCGTAATTACCGGGCAGGTTATGCGGTAGGTAAGGGGCAATCCTTAGATCAAGCCGTTAGCGATATTGGCCAAGCTGTGGAGGGTGTGAATACCTTGAAAACAGTTAAGCACAAAGCGGATGAGCTCGGTGTTTATATGCCTTTAGTGCAAGCGTTATATGCTGTTTTGTTTATGCAACAAAATATAGAAAGTATTATTCAGCAGCTAATGACAGGCGAGGCAAATACCGACGTAGAATACGACCGCTAA
- a CDS encoding S1 family peptidase, with protein MQYCSQRFFQIVVLALLFVTGGARASDDAVGVYAAFQESVFQVRIIELASGSQASLGSGFIIADGTLLATNYHVVSSKIFEPEKYRIEIEKDDTSWVLDVVAVDAVHDLALLAIAEDPDADETESIDSVEPAGLVGRPFILDSGLPEKGETLYSLGNPHDIGMTVVEGNFNGLVEHRFVEQIHFSGAINPGMSGGPVVNKNSQVVGVNVATSGNQIGFLVPGSALSALLVNHQEAPSAEPLLQSIADQIASHTSSMVAAALDTEWERAQLGGVMISSSPLPWLECWGNSDKDKKAQTFTVSRGCHSGQALYLSHGFSSGYFEYEYMFFEAKSWPSFSVYQYLAQETGHAVPGNRGPTEQLASYRCLDREVENAQGLRARVSYCVRPYKKLKGLNDVFYMAVSVDRDHESVMAHYTLSGVTQASAQQLLAHFSEVLAWPSL; from the coding sequence TTGCAATACTGTAGTCAGCGTTTTTTTCAAATAGTCGTGCTTGCATTGCTGTTTGTGACAGGGGGCGCTAGGGCGTCGGATGATGCTGTTGGCGTTTATGCCGCGTTTCAAGAGTCTGTGTTTCAAGTGCGCATTATTGAATTGGCTTCTGGCAGTCAAGCCTCGTTAGGTTCGGGTTTTATTATTGCTGATGGCACCTTGCTGGCTACCAATTATCATGTTGTTTCTTCAAAAATATTTGAGCCTGAAAAATACCGTATTGAAATAGAAAAGGACGATACTTCCTGGGTGCTTGATGTTGTGGCTGTTGATGCTGTTCACGACTTAGCGTTACTCGCGATTGCGGAAGATCCTGATGCTGACGAAACTGAATCTATAGACTCAGTAGAACCGGCGGGTTTAGTTGGGCGGCCTTTTATTTTGGATTCAGGTCTGCCCGAAAAAGGCGAGACACTCTATTCGTTAGGGAACCCGCACGATATCGGTATGACGGTTGTTGAGGGCAACTTCAATGGCTTGGTTGAGCACCGTTTTGTCGAACAAATACATTTTAGTGGGGCGATTAATCCAGGGATGAGTGGCGGGCCTGTTGTGAATAAAAACTCACAGGTTGTTGGGGTAAATGTTGCTACTTCGGGTAACCAAATTGGTTTTTTGGTGCCAGGTAGTGCATTAAGTGCATTGCTGGTAAACCATCAGGAAGCGCCAAGCGCCGAGCCGTTACTGCAAAGCATTGCAGATCAAATTGCCTCGCATACATCGTCGATGGTTGCTGCCGCGCTGGATACCGAATGGGAGCGGGCACAGCTTGGTGGAGTGATGATTTCCAGCTCGCCGCTGCCTTGGTTAGAGTGTTGGGGTAATAGCGATAAAGACAAGAAAGCGCAGACTTTTACCGTAAGTCGAGGTTGTCATAGCGGTCAGGCACTGTATTTATCACACGGTTTTAGCTCGGGCTATTTTGAGTACGAGTATATGTTCTTCGAAGCCAAGAGCTGGCCGTCTTTTAGTGTGTACCAATATTTGGCACAAGAAACGGGTCACGCGGTACCCGGTAATCGAGGGCCAACAGAGCAGTTGGCATCATACCGGTGCTTAGATCGTGAAGTAGAGAATGCGCAAGGGCTGCGAGCCCGAGTGAGTTATTGTGTTCGCCCCTATAAAAAGCTGAAAGGCTTGAACGATGTTTTTTATATGGCTGTTTCTGTCGATCGTGATCACGAGTCAGTCATGGCGCATTACACGCTATCGGGTGTTACGCAGGCGTCTGCGCAACAACTCTTGGCGCATTTTTCGGAGGTGCTAGCATGGCCCTCATTGTAG
- the rrtA gene encoding rhombosortase, translating into MFISPILEAVVPSQPRYKHVAFLFFCVVLLVLGALPEVVIEALELHPLHAASYRWFTAHYVHLGPIHALMNVAGCVVLWLLVVAFLPGRILIVLLLVLPIVVSAALVFTASDAMSYRGFSGALYGFYAAGVIWYWWENRLFAALLGAFLMGKIVLEQMPHFDNTYLLDSIGGLVAVDAHLWGAIGGIVVVVLFLFGAKFNISGFLSPWIVDQ; encoded by the coding sequence ATGTTTATCTCTCCCATATTGGAAGCTGTTGTCCCTAGTCAACCGCGTTATAAACACGTGGCTTTTTTGTTTTTTTGCGTGGTTTTACTGGTGCTGGGGGCTCTTCCCGAGGTTGTGATTGAAGCTTTAGAGTTGCACCCGCTGCATGCTGCCTCCTATCGTTGGTTTACTGCTCATTATGTTCACCTTGGGCCTATACATGCATTGATGAATGTGGCGGGTTGCGTGGTGCTTTGGTTGTTGGTGGTGGCTTTTTTGCCCGGGCGCATTTTAATCGTGCTACTTTTGGTGTTGCCGATCGTGGTTAGTGCTGCCTTGGTATTTACCGCCAGCGATGCAATGAGCTACCGTGGGTTTTCGGGGGCTTTGTATGGTTTTTATGCGGCAGGGGTAATTTGGTATTGGTGGGAAAACCGTTTATTTGCAGCGCTGTTGGGCGCTTTTTTAATGGGCAAAATTGTTCTTGAGCAAATGCCGCATTTTGACAACACCTATCTGCTTGACTCTATAGGAGGTTTGGTCGCTGTTGATGCGCATTTGTGGGGAGCCATCGGCGGCATAGTTGTCGTTGTATTATTTTTATTCGGTGCAAAATTTAATATTTCTGGGTTTCTAAGCCCTTGGATTGTTGATCAATAA
- a CDS encoding FHA domain-containing protein, whose translation MALIVERINRSNHVLTLNRFCEPVVSVGRGFDQALIVDDLFVDAQHVQLSVDELTHAIQCVDLGSKNGVWVEPVVGKKYRLHGKAQLTSGDIIVIGRTRLRLCHSAHHVPEAQALTLRHRFIHAVSIWPVVVVMAVIVAIVSIVESYLALPVATALKRYSLESLYVVAAVFAYGVAWASVGRALRGDGRFVTQALVAGAGVVVLSALSFTVPWFAYHLPSEAVWGVVNTMLTASVFFIAVLASVAMATRLMWLGRVAAALLVPSAMVLNLVITYIDRPESVARVPYQRVLVAPASNYRSAIGSSAFVLEAQALYGLSDGPASKE comes from the coding sequence ATGGCCCTCATTGTAGAGCGTATTAATCGGTCGAATCATGTACTAACGCTAAATCGCTTTTGCGAGCCAGTTGTTAGTGTTGGTCGAGGGTTTGATCAGGCGTTAATTGTGGATGATCTTTTCGTCGATGCGCAGCATGTGCAGTTAAGTGTTGATGAGTTAACGCACGCAATACAGTGCGTGGACTTAGGTTCTAAAAACGGTGTGTGGGTTGAGCCTGTTGTCGGTAAAAAGTATCGGCTTCACGGCAAGGCGCAATTAACCAGTGGCGACATTATTGTTATTGGTCGGACTCGCTTAAGGCTTTGCCACAGCGCGCACCACGTGCCCGAGGCGCAAGCGCTTACGCTGCGGCATAGGTTTATACATGCGGTTAGCATTTGGCCTGTGGTTGTTGTTATGGCGGTTATCGTTGCTATTGTGAGTATTGTTGAATCTTATTTGGCGCTGCCAGTGGCTACGGCATTAAAGCGTTACAGTCTTGAATCGTTGTATGTGGTTGCGGCGGTATTTGCTTACGGTGTTGCTTGGGCATCAGTTGGGCGAGCTTTGCGCGGTGATGGCCGCTTTGTAACGCAAGCGCTGGTTGCTGGGGCGGGGGTTGTCGTGTTGTCGGCGCTGAGTTTTACCGTGCCTTGGTTTGCTTACCATTTGCCTTCAGAAGCCGTTTGGGGCGTTGTTAACACAATGCTGACCGCGAGCGTATTTTTTATTGCAGTATTGGCCAGTGTCGCTATGGCAACTCGCCTGATGTGGCTAGGCCGGGTGGCTGCGGCTCTGTTAGTGCCTAGTGCGATGGTCTTGAACCTTGTAATTACTTACATCGATCGTCCAGAATCTGTCGCTAGAGTGCCTTACCAGAGGGTTTTAGTGGCGCCTGCCAGCAATTATCGCTCCGCCATTGGTTCCAGTGCTTTTGTGCTTGAGGCGCAAGCCCTTTATGGTCTCAGTGATGGCCCGGCGTCAAAAGAGTAA